From one Desulfobaculum bizertense DSM 18034 genomic stretch:
- a CDS encoding energy-coupling factor transporter transmembrane component T, protein MRVFSPAPEGQKGLLKLDARTLLLLLVAANFGMFLLPTLTAELCIMGCTLLLALLSGLYSSTLKMALGYAALCALDLLCTHIFHGAFAATVSLGANFMRKVFPCAVLGGILVSTIQVSEFMATLVRIHTPRRLRISLTVMLRYLPAIAEDYRLITQAMRMRGIQPGFRQLVAHPIRTIECIYVPLLLSASRRADELSIAAVTRGIESPRPRTSIHTVHFQKADFAVLVLCASGLAALAWRV, encoded by the coding sequence ATGCGAGTTTTCAGCCCTGCTCCAGAGGGACAAAAGGGTCTGCTCAAACTTGATGCGAGAACTCTGCTCCTGCTCCTTGTTGCTGCCAACTTCGGTATGTTCCTTTTGCCCACGCTCACAGCGGAACTGTGCATCATGGGCTGCACTCTCCTGCTTGCCCTGCTCTCAGGGCTGTACAGTTCGACGCTCAAAATGGCGCTGGGCTATGCGGCGCTTTGCGCTCTGGACCTGCTTTGTACGCACATATTTCATGGCGCTTTTGCGGCGACAGTCAGCCTTGGAGCAAACTTCATGCGAAAGGTTTTCCCCTGTGCCGTGCTTGGTGGCATCCTTGTTTCAACCATACAGGTCAGCGAATTTATGGCGACCCTTGTTCGAATTCATACTCCACGCCGCCTCAGAATATCGCTCACGGTCATGCTTCGCTATCTCCCTGCCATTGCCGAAGACTACCGGCTCATTACGCAGGCGATGCGCATGCGAGGAATTCAGCCGGGATTTCGTCAGCTTGTGGCCCACCCTATCCGCACAATCGAATGCATTTACGTTCCACTTTTGCTGTCTGCCTCCCGGCGAGCTGACGAACTCTCCATCGCAGCTGTGACCCGGGGCATTGAAAGCCCGCGTCCCCGGACAAGCATTCACACCGTCCACTTCCAAAAAGCAGACTTTGCCGTTCTTGTCCTTTGTGCTTCCGGCCTTGCGGCTCTGGCCTGGAGAGTCTAA
- a CDS encoding ABC transporter ATP-binding protein, translated as MIQFTDLSFQYSGAEHPSLTDITLHIRPGECVLLCGTSGCGKTTLLRMINGLVPHYFSGEIHGEVTLQGTPVFETPAYELSEKIGTVYQNPRSQFFNIDTRSEIAFGIENMALPHDALLRRVEETTQKLKLEKLMGRDIFELSGGEKQKIAFASIYAMEPEIFLLDEPSANLDGLRTAELQRQIHLLKAQGKTIILSEHRLSYLRGLVDRVLFLENGKLVADSSAESFFSMSDAEREAKGLRSFSANALTPRPLPPQNTAPRLDVQKLATGHGTHTDLQDISFRAAPGEIIAIVGENGAGKSTLLTALSGLSAPQSGRILLQGKTSSEQQRLNSSFLVFQDVDYQLFGESVEHECQFGHKDLPRVTIYETLKSLGLEHFAYRHPATLSGGQKQRLAVAVSLLCQKDLLFFDEPSSGLDLAGMLRVAQLLRQLAAQGKTIFVVTHDLELLCAACTRIQFYADSTLKNDSALTPQSYAQLLRDLGEQKSPPA; from the coding sequence ATGATTCAGTTTACAGATCTTTCTTTTCAATACAGCGGTGCAGAGCATCCAAGTCTCACAGACATCACGCTGCACATTCGTCCCGGAGAATGCGTTCTGCTCTGCGGTACGAGTGGCTGCGGAAAGACAACCCTGCTCCGCATGATAAATGGCCTGGTTCCGCACTACTTTTCTGGAGAAATCCACGGCGAGGTAACACTCCAAGGGACGCCAGTTTTCGAGACACCCGCCTATGAGCTTTCGGAAAAAATCGGCACAGTCTATCAAAACCCACGCTCCCAATTTTTCAACATAGACACCAGAAGTGAAATCGCCTTTGGCATTGAAAACATGGCGCTTCCTCATGACGCACTTCTACGCCGGGTCGAGGAGACCACGCAAAAGCTTAAGCTTGAAAAGCTCATGGGGCGGGATATTTTTGAACTGTCTGGCGGGGAAAAACAGAAAATCGCCTTTGCTTCCATTTACGCGATGGAACCGGAGATTTTCCTGCTTGATGAGCCATCAGCAAACCTTGATGGGCTGCGCACGGCAGAGCTGCAAAGGCAAATTCATCTGCTCAAAGCACAGGGGAAAACCATCATTCTCTCTGAACACAGGCTCTCGTACCTTCGTGGACTTGTGGACAGGGTTCTCTTCCTTGAAAACGGTAAGCTCGTTGCCGACAGCTCAGCCGAGAGCTTCTTTTCCATGAGTGACGCCGAGCGCGAGGCCAAAGGGCTTCGGAGTTTTTCGGCCAACGCGCTCACCCCAAGGCCTCTTCCGCCCCAAAACACCGCTCCACGGCTGGACGTTCAAAAGCTCGCCACAGGGCATGGGACACACACGGATTTGCAGGACATCAGTTTTCGTGCAGCTCCGGGGGAAATCATCGCCATTGTCGGAGAAAATGGGGCAGGAAAATCCACCCTGCTCACGGCCCTAAGCGGCCTGAGCGCGCCACAAAGCGGGCGCATCCTTTTGCAAGGGAAAACCAGCTCCGAGCAACAGCGGCTCAACAGTTCTTTTCTTGTTTTTCAGGATGTGGACTATCAGCTCTTTGGAGAAAGCGTTGAGCACGAATGCCAGTTTGGACACAAAGACCTCCCCCGGGTCACGATTTACGAAACACTCAAGAGTCTGGGGCTGGAGCACTTTGCATACAGGCACCCCGCGACGCTGTCTGGCGGGCAAAAGCAGCGTCTCGCTGTAGCGGTTAGCCTTCTGTGCCAAAAAGACCTGCTCTTTTTTGATGAGCCAAGCAGCGGACTGGACCTTGCGGGGATGCTTCGGGTTGCCCAGCTTCTGCGCCAGCTCGCGGCACAGGGCAAGACCATTTTTGTTGTCACGCATGACCTTGAGCTGCTCTGCGCCGCCTGTACCAGAATCCAGTTCTATGCAGATTCCACGCTCAAAAACGACTCGGCCCTAACGCCTCAGAGCTACGCCCAGCTTCTTCGTGACCTTGGCGAACAAAAAAGCCCGCCAGCATAA
- a CDS encoding methyltransferase family protein, with translation MQIPEIHSDYRPIERILVQAHAEKLLFAAMEMQLFDALRQPATAEDVAQKIACPVLSTRRLLEALQSLELLDFQDGKFVNTPTASDFLVTDSAAYQPKGIHFLSNMYQVFTSDFTEVLRRGGYEGPGVEDWDGGEGHWAEKGTFEGMGSYALCGPIQDVRNFVMDLPGLSSMKRMCDIGGNHGFYSMALLETYPELTSTVCDLPHVVGPAQNFYAGTEFAQRLTTRAVDLSSEDSFGENYDLALASHVLYYWVGQLSGILHRVQDALRPGGWFVTSHFLRDPKEAVSYDLAFVNLLASLSGCKAHFIEKDALAAEFEAAGFQNIRSAEGADTGLLILAGQKPD, from the coding sequence ATGCAGATCCCTGAAATACATTCCGATTACCGGCCCATTGAGAGAATTCTGGTGCAGGCTCATGCCGAAAAGCTGCTTTTTGCGGCAATGGAAATGCAGCTGTTTGATGCGCTCAGGCAGCCTGCAACGGCAGAGGACGTGGCGCAGAAGATTGCTTGTCCTGTGCTGTCTACCCGCCGTCTGCTTGAGGCGTTGCAGAGCCTTGAGCTGCTTGATTTTCAGGATGGGAAGTTTGTGAATACCCCGACAGCCTCAGATTTTCTGGTGACAGATTCTGCGGCGTATCAGCCAAAGGGTATTCATTTCCTGTCTAATATGTATCAGGTTTTTACCAGTGATTTTACAGAAGTGCTTCGCCGGGGTGGCTATGAAGGCCCCGGCGTGGAAGACTGGGATGGTGGAGAAGGGCACTGGGCAGAAAAAGGAACCTTTGAGGGCATGGGAAGCTATGCCCTGTGCGGTCCTATTCAGGATGTCCGAAATTTTGTGATGGACCTTCCCGGCCTGTCGTCCATGAAACGCATGTGCGACATTGGCGGAAACCATGGTTTTTATAGCATGGCACTTCTGGAAACATATCCTGAGCTGACGTCAACGGTTTGCGATTTGCCTCATGTTGTTGGCCCTGCTCAGAATTTTTATGCGGGAACAGAGTTTGCCCAGCGCCTCACCACGCGAGCCGTGGACCTGAGTTCTGAGGACAGCTTTGGTGAAAACTATGATTTAGCACTGGCCTCGCATGTCCTGTATTACTGGGTGGGGCAGCTTTCCGGCATTCTCCACCGGGTTCAGGACGCCCTGCGCCCCGGTGGCTGGTTCGTTACGAGTCATTTCCTTCGGGACCCCAAAGAGGCCGTGTCGTATGATCTTGCCTTTGTGAACTTGCTGGCGTCTTTGAGCGGATGCAAAGCGCATTTCATAGAAAAGGATGCTCTTGCTGCTGAATTTGAAGCTGCTGGCTTCCAGAATATTCGTTCAGCTGAGGGAGCAGACACTGGACTTTTGATCCTTGCAGGGCAGAAGCCCGACTAA
- a CDS encoding MarR family winged helix-turn-helix transcriptional regulator: protein MNEAHITELGLESFRRFLNKYSRVERMAFDFAGHRLHPVEVHTLVFIADKGRSYASEISRGTGVTRGAVSQVVGKLEKKGLLEREKDESNALRVLLKPSPKGLEVAQAHTAFHLSQDKEFFSFLSALDAEQKRLIKELFEEMDCWMDKYFVDP, encoded by the coding sequence ATGAATGAAGCACATATCACAGAGCTTGGTCTGGAGTCCTTTCGCCGTTTTCTGAACAAGTACAGCCGGGTTGAGCGCATGGCGTTTGATTTTGCTGGGCACAGACTCCACCCCGTCGAGGTGCATACGCTGGTCTTTATTGCAGACAAGGGGCGTTCGTATGCGAGTGAAATCTCGCGCGGGACAGGTGTGACGCGTGGGGCGGTGTCGCAGGTCGTGGGTAAGCTGGAGAAAAAAGGCTTGCTGGAGCGGGAAAAGGACGAATCCAATGCGCTTCGTGTGCTTTTGAAACCAAGTCCGAAAGGGCTGGAAGTGGCTCAGGCGCACACCGCCTTTCATTTGAGTCAGGATAAGGAATTTTTTTCTTTTTTGAGTGCGCTTGATGCCGAGCAGAAGCGTTTGATCAAGGAGCTGTTTGAGGAAATGGACTGTTGGATGGACAAGTATTTTGTCGATCCCTGA
- a CDS encoding 4Fe-4S binding protein — protein sequence MHRLLTLRHLVHTLIFVGIGLAAVLNVPFAGCAYLKIGMLRLVCPVGFLETALASHSVPWQLVPGFLCICVLIFVVGRAYCSWACPASFLGTQLRKLSVRVLPKSFTKPFSKKFGKAQRAVSARLGTGKGDAFALLAGLALGIVLFGYPAWSIICPVGLVSRGLIEGIVHHVLRWDLVLLLLPILISLCFRSGWKCACPVGTVRGLLATPNRTLTPLPDASACRNCSKCARVCPAGLDPIRETDPQLCTKCLQCVDACPFDALSLALLRSKKRNAPHV from the coding sequence ATGCATCGTCTTCTGACTCTTCGACATCTTGTGCATACGCTGATTTTTGTCGGGATTGGCCTTGCTGCGGTCCTGAACGTTCCTTTTGCAGGCTGTGCATATCTCAAAATCGGCATGCTTCGCCTTGTGTGTCCGGTGGGCTTTCTGGAAACAGCTCTCGCGTCGCATTCTGTTCCGTGGCAGCTGGTGCCGGGATTTCTGTGCATCTGTGTCCTGATTTTTGTTGTGGGCAGAGCATATTGCTCGTGGGCCTGTCCGGCATCATTTCTTGGGACTCAGCTCAGGAAGCTCTCGGTGCGTGTTTTACCGAAGTCGTTCACCAAGCCGTTTTCCAAAAAATTCGGAAAAGCTCAGCGAGCCGTTTCTGCTCGTCTTGGAACTGGAAAGGGTGATGCCTTTGCTCTGCTTGCTGGCCTTGCTTTGGGCATTGTTCTTTTTGGATATCCGGCGTGGAGCATTATTTGCCCGGTTGGCCTTGTGTCCAGAGGCCTTATTGAGGGAATTGTGCATCATGTCCTGCGCTGGGATCTTGTTTTGTTGCTTCTTCCCATCCTGATTTCTCTGTGCTTTCGCTCGGGGTGGAAATGTGCCTGCCCTGTGGGAACCGTTCGGGGACTCCTGGCAACGCCAAACAGAACCCTGACACCCCTGCCAGATGCAAGTGCCTGCCGAAACTGTTCGAAATGCGCCCGCGTCTGTCCGGCTGGGCTTGACCCCATCCGAGAGACAGATCCGCAGCTGTGTACAAAATGTCTCCAGTGTGTTGATGCGTGCCCATTTGACGCGCTGTCCCTTGCCTTGCTGCGTTCAAAAAAGAGAAACGCACCACACGTCTAG
- a CDS encoding 4Fe-4S dicluster domain-containing protein, whose amino-acid sequence MKKKTLNRRSFVRYGLEMGAMVGLVGGLSVLPSKGNAIRPPRAVAPEEFTALCMRCGVCVEVCPSHALRLKDLTLDIKNISTPVLDPDFGGCLAWKDNCDECAQACPTHAIDPLRSLAGEKLGFVTLEKDRCVNCMVCLMRCPVEGAVLFPNPKGKPFTREKDIPTVLKLRTSPLKPYIDVKKCVGCGLCVYHCPEKIMHLHKEKN is encoded by the coding sequence ATGAAGAAAAAAACACTGAATCGCCGATCGTTTGTCCGCTATGGGCTGGAGATGGGGGCAATGGTTGGTCTGGTGGGTGGCCTGTCTGTTCTGCCGTCCAAAGGAAACGCCATTCGTCCGCCCCGTGCTGTTGCTCCAGAAGAATTCACCGCCCTGTGCATGCGCTGTGGTGTCTGTGTTGAGGTTTGCCCGTCACATGCGCTGCGGCTCAAGGATTTGACTCTGGACATCAAGAATATTTCAACGCCAGTACTCGACCCAGATTTTGGTGGCTGCCTTGCGTGGAAAGACAATTGTGATGAGTGCGCACAGGCCTGCCCCACACATGCCATAGACCCCCTCCGGAGTCTGGCAGGGGAGAAGCTTGGTTTTGTGACTCTTGAGAAAGACCGTTGCGTGAACTGCATGGTGTGCCTGATGCGCTGTCCGGTGGAAGGCGCTGTGCTTTTCCCAAATCCCAAGGGAAAGCCCTTCACTCGTGAAAAAGACATCCCGACGGTGCTCAAGCTGCGGACTTCACCGCTCAAGCCCTATATTGATGTGAAAAAGTGCGTGGGTTGTGGGTTGTGCGTGTACCATTGCCCAGAGAAAATTATGCACCTGCACAAGGAGAAGAACTGA
- a CDS encoding reductive dehalogenase, whose translation MKKEKKDNKKTSMNRRQFAKAALGGLGAAAASPLALTEAIAKAEADEKKVQDFRKNCVTTVENPILVDESRYQRFSTANIAFNAYSRDIGESHWAPYGRNLIKNLKQGKGGKDIKVGTFDDARAVNGLEAAMQSGNRLTGNHGEGHENRGPLAWDNHITSADLGSFPKSELPPEEFTKQVKIAARLGGANLVGVCKLDHKWVYESTQRNVYSPDTPETQKIVFRDVDRPQETKDELIIPSKVKYAVVMAVEMPRTLIQSSPGPAAGIGDALGYSRMGWAAIALAEYIRCMGYTAIPCKNDTALSVPLAIEAGIGEPGRMGVIITPEYGPCVRLCKVLTDMPLVPDKPIKFGVEQFCNYCKKCARECPSKCITEGEQTWEPRNECNNGGVKKWYNDYKKCLGFWDENGMSCTNCVAVCPFTKGDMWAHHFTEWSIDNIHASHPIWLTLDDAFGYGQRREDLDVFKRDFAPYGMDPDKMPR comes from the coding sequence TTGAAAAAAGAGAAGAAAGACAACAAGAAAACGTCTATGAACCGTCGGCAGTTTGCTAAGGCTGCCCTTGGTGGACTTGGTGCAGCAGCTGCAAGTCCGCTGGCTCTGACCGAGGCAATTGCCAAGGCTGAGGCTGATGAGAAAAAAGTTCAGGACTTTCGAAAAAACTGTGTCACCACGGTGGAAAACCCAATCCTCGTGGACGAAAGCCGCTACCAGCGTTTTTCTACAGCAAATATCGCGTTCAATGCCTATTCCCGTGACATTGGCGAAAGCCACTGGGCACCGTATGGCAGAAATTTAATCAAGAACCTCAAGCAGGGTAAGGGCGGCAAGGATATCAAGGTCGGTACCTTTGATGACGCCAGAGCTGTGAACGGTCTTGAGGCTGCAATGCAGTCTGGCAACCGCCTGACGGGTAACCATGGTGAAGGCCATGAGAACCGCGGTCCGCTGGCATGGGACAATCACATTACCTCTGCCGACCTTGGCTCTTTCCCCAAGTCTGAGCTTCCGCCTGAAGAATTTACCAAGCAGGTCAAGATTGCTGCCCGTCTTGGTGGTGCCAACCTTGTTGGTGTGTGCAAGCTCGACCACAAGTGGGTCTATGAAAGCACGCAGCGCAATGTGTACAGCCCGGACACTCCGGAAACCCAGAAGATTGTTTTCCGTGATGTTGATCGCCCACAGGAGACCAAGGACGAGCTGATTATTCCAAGCAAGGTGAAGTACGCGGTTGTCATGGCCGTGGAAATGCCCCGTACCCTGATTCAGTCTTCTCCCGGTCCTGCTGCGGGTATTGGTGATGCTCTTGGCTATTCCAGAATGGGCTGGGCTGCCATTGCTCTTGCTGAGTACATCCGCTGCATGGGCTACACTGCAATTCCATGTAAGAACGACACCGCATTGTCTGTGCCTTTGGCTATTGAGGCCGGTATTGGCGAACCCGGTCGCATGGGCGTCATCATCACGCCTGAGTATGGCCCGTGTGTGCGCCTTTGCAAGGTGTTGACGGATATGCCGCTGGTTCCGGACAAGCCCATCAAGTTTGGCGTTGAGCAGTTCTGCAACTACTGTAAAAAATGCGCCCGCGAGTGCCCGTCCAAGTGTATCACCGAAGGTGAGCAGACGTGGGAACCGCGCAATGAGTGCAACAATGGCGGCGTGAAAAAGTGGTATAATGACTACAAAAAGTGCCTTGGATTCTGGGACGAAAATGGCATGAGCTGCACAAACTGTGTTGCTGTGTGTCCGTTCACCAAGGGCGATATGTGGGCACATCACTTCACAGAATGGTCCATCGACAATATCCATGCTTCGCACCCCATCTGGCTGACGCTGGATGATGCCTTTGGCTATGGGCAGCGTCGTGAGGATCTCGATGTCTTTAAGCGGGACTTTGCTCCATACGGCATGGACCCGGACAAGATGCCTCGATAG
- a CDS encoding sigma-54 interaction domain-containing protein gives MSDKSVEALREERLALRREICTLARVKEAVELDDFGIIKLINTMMACVYRFRFDPPVPMNEIDDLENRTSQISFMSTGTEELLGYAPEYFLGRDGKVMLDRIHVDDSPHMFTALKKSMRNKEMCRLSYRIRSFSGEYRWIWERCVGSYNDKGELTHAQGLMTDIGEQHRQAYQLRRDLTLHHIPAGDRYKFDNIIGKSEAMKKVYSAILDSCEGNSHIVLYGESGTGKDLVARSIHSLSDRAEHAFIPVNCGAIPDYLFESEFFGYRRGAFTGAIRDKKGFMDLADKGTLFLDEIGEISLSNQAKLLRAVEDGGFTPLGSNEFRRPNVRIIAATNRDLAEEVRKGKFRADLYYRIHVIPINIPPLRERGEDIFLLTDYFQEQILGQGVKKLPISVFAAFEKYSWPGNIRELQNVIQRYLTTGELGIPSDTRFGDETCTLCTLKADKLETAVTQFESQYIRAALEATHWNRTTAAQRLGISRKTLFRKMKKCGID, from the coding sequence ATGTCTGACAAAAGCGTTGAAGCCTTGCGGGAAGAACGTCTCGCTCTCCGGCGCGAGATATGCACACTTGCGCGCGTCAAAGAGGCCGTTGAGCTTGATGACTTTGGAATTATCAAACTCATCAACACCATGATGGCATGCGTTTACCGCTTTCGTTTTGACCCGCCAGTCCCCATGAATGAGATTGACGATCTGGAAAACAGAACGAGCCAAATTTCTTTTATGAGCACGGGAACAGAAGAGCTTCTGGGGTATGCTCCCGAATACTTTCTGGGAAGAGACGGCAAGGTCATGCTGGACAGGATACACGTGGATGACTCTCCCCACATGTTCACAGCACTCAAAAAATCCATGCGAAACAAAGAAATGTGCCGTCTTTCGTATCGCATTCGATCCTTTTCTGGAGAATACCGCTGGATATGGGAGCGCTGTGTCGGGAGTTATAACGACAAGGGCGAGTTAACACATGCCCAGGGCCTGATGACAGACATCGGCGAGCAGCACAGACAGGCATACCAGCTGCGCCGGGACCTGACCTTGCACCACATTCCAGCAGGTGATCGCTACAAGTTCGACAATATTATAGGAAAAAGCGAGGCCATGAAAAAGGTCTACAGCGCGATTCTTGATTCCTGCGAGGGAAATTCGCACATTGTACTGTATGGCGAATCTGGCACAGGAAAAGACCTCGTCGCCCGCTCCATCCATTCCCTGAGTGACCGTGCAGAACACGCCTTTATTCCTGTAAATTGCGGAGCGATACCAGACTATCTTTTTGAGAGTGAATTTTTTGGCTACAGACGGGGTGCGTTTACCGGAGCCATTCGCGACAAGAAAGGCTTTATGGACCTCGCGGACAAGGGCACGCTTTTTTTGGATGAGATCGGAGAAATCAGTCTTTCGAATCAGGCAAAACTGCTTCGAGCCGTGGAAGACGGCGGTTTCACCCCACTTGGAAGCAACGAATTTCGCAGACCCAACGTCCGAATCATTGCCGCGACAAACCGGGATCTGGCCGAGGAAGTCCGAAAAGGGAAATTCCGGGCTGATCTGTATTATCGTATCCATGTCATTCCGATTAATATCCCTCCCCTGCGGGAACGGGGCGAAGATATTTTTCTCCTGACGGATTACTTTCAGGAACAGATCTTGGGGCAAGGAGTCAAAAAACTCCCTATCAGTGTTTTCGCTGCATTTGAAAAATACTCATGGCCGGGGAATATCCGCGAGCTTCAAAATGTCATCCAGCGTTACCTGACCACGGGAGAGCTAGGCATCCCCTCGGATACCCGCTTTGGAGATGAAACATGCACACTGTGTACGCTCAAGGCTGATAAACTGGAAACCGCTGTGACGCAGTTTGAAAGCCAGTATATTCGGGCGGCGCTGGAAGCGACCCACTGGAATCGAACAACAGCAGCACAGCGGCTTGGAATAAGTCGAAAGACGCTGTTCCGAAAAATGAAAAAGTGCGGCATCGACTAA
- a CDS encoding tRNA-binding protein, producing MKTIAWQDFENVELRVGEIVRAERFKEARKPAYKLWINFGSEIGERKSSAQITVQYSPEELIGRRIVAVVNFPKKQIGPFMSECLVTGFPDENGNIVLCVPDKNVPLGAKLC from the coding sequence ATGAAGACTATTGCGTGGCAGGATTTTGAGAATGTTGAGCTTCGGGTGGGGGAGATTGTACGAGCAGAGCGTTTTAAAGAGGCTCGCAAGCCTGCGTACAAGTTGTGGATAAACTTTGGCTCGGAGATTGGTGAGCGCAAGTCGAGTGCTCAGATTACTGTGCAGTATTCGCCAGAAGAGTTGATAGGACGGCGCATTGTCGCGGTCGTGAATTTTCCAAAGAAGCAGATTGGCCCGTTTATGTCGGAGTGTCTGGTTACAGGTTTTCCTGATGAAAATGGCAACATTGTCCTTTGTGTGCCAGACAAGAACGTCCCTCTTGGCGCCAAGCTCTGTTAA
- a CDS encoding capsule biosynthesis protein has protein sequence MSKPVRSINQKRILFLQGPMGSFFHRFQKKLKKKGITTYNICFNGGDWLFNHSTNCIPYTAPKAQWGNFFLSVCAKKSIDAVILFGDCRYYQKEAVTLCKRGNIHVYVFEEGYIRPNFVTFEDYGVNGNSLLPKSADFYSKLPKSYSTKKNYPSENKKVFWMGLEATLYYIAMSIGVFYFPFYEHHRNKKLLPELKIAIKSLLMKYSVKNNDAKIEDYIRKKLKKKYFLIPLQTHNDFQIRAHSKFETIERFIDYVMHSFARYAPPQFSLIFKHHPVDRGRKNYTSYINTLSQKYNIKDRVFVTHDIHLPLAIKNAKGVIIINSTVGLSSLYHGTPTKTLGKAIYDIAGLTAHNVPLRQFWTQQPTPNRKLYLKFRNYLIEKTQLNGSFWGNFPSGLNFNTSNTYQPLNHQRRGLHKIHSNESSF, from the coding sequence TTGAGCAAACCAGTGAGAAGTATCAATCAAAAAAGGATCTTATTCCTGCAAGGCCCCATGGGAAGTTTCTTCCATAGATTTCAGAAAAAACTTAAAAAAAAAGGCATTACGACTTACAACATTTGTTTTAATGGAGGCGATTGGCTCTTCAATCATAGCACTAACTGTATTCCCTACACAGCACCCAAAGCACAGTGGGGTAATTTTTTCCTTTCAGTGTGTGCTAAAAAAAGTATAGATGCTGTAATCCTTTTTGGCGACTGCCGATACTACCAAAAAGAAGCAGTTACTTTATGCAAAAGAGGGAATATACATGTCTATGTTTTTGAAGAAGGATATATACGCCCTAACTTCGTAACCTTCGAAGATTACGGTGTAAACGGTAATAGTTTACTTCCAAAGTCAGCAGATTTTTATAGCAAACTTCCAAAATCATATTCTACAAAAAAAAATTACCCATCAGAGAATAAAAAAGTGTTCTGGATGGGACTCGAAGCGACTTTATACTATATTGCTATGTCCATTGGAGTTTTCTACTTCCCCTTCTACGAACACCATAGAAACAAAAAGCTCCTTCCGGAGCTGAAAATAGCAATCAAATCGTTGCTCATGAAATATAGTGTCAAAAATAATGATGCAAAAATTGAAGATTATATACGAAAAAAGCTAAAGAAAAAATACTTCCTCATCCCTCTTCAAACACATAACGATTTTCAAATACGAGCACATTCTAAATTCGAAACAATCGAAAGATTCATAGACTACGTTATGCATTCTTTCGCCCGATATGCTCCACCTCAATTTTCCCTTATTTTCAAGCACCATCCTGTCGATAGAGGAAGAAAGAATTACACATCATACATCAATACACTTTCCCAAAAATACAACATCAAAGACAGAGTCTTTGTAACGCACGATATACACCTTCCCTTAGCCATCAAAAACGCTAAGGGAGTTATTATTATAAACAGTACCGTTGGTTTATCTTCTTTATACCATGGAACTCCAACAAAGACATTAGGGAAAGCGATCTACGATATAGCGGGACTCACTGCTCATAATGTTCCTTTACGACAATTTTGGACACAGCAACCGACCCCAAACAGAAAACTCTATCTCAAATTTCGCAACTACCTCATTGAAAAAACACAGTTAAACGGGAGTTTTTGGGGAAATTTTCCTTCAGGACTAAACTTCAACACCTCAAACACATACCAGCCTCTAAACCACCAACGCCGTGGCTTACATAAAATACACAGCAATGAATCATCTTTTTAG